In the Cryptosporangium minutisporangium genome, one interval contains:
- a CDS encoding DUF2203 domain-containing protein, whose amino-acid sequence MSLFTPAEAREELDRLLPVLDEIVTLRADAAELAAAVQLNGPPTDLGGLPEFKAAQARLDELMTTVQETGAELKSLAPLLIDFPADLDGVPVLLCWLEGDRSLAWYHRTDLGFAGRRPLPPDD is encoded by the coding sequence ATGAGTCTGTTCACGCCTGCCGAAGCGCGCGAGGAGCTGGACCGGTTGCTGCCGGTGCTCGACGAGATCGTCACGCTCCGGGCGGACGCCGCTGAGCTGGCGGCCGCCGTCCAGCTGAACGGGCCGCCCACCGACCTCGGCGGGCTCCCGGAGTTCAAGGCGGCGCAGGCCCGGCTCGACGAGCTGATGACGACGGTGCAAGAGACCGGTGCGGAGCTGAAGAGCCTCGCGCCGCTGTTGATCGACTTCCCGGCCGACCTCGACGGCGTGCCGGTACTGCTCTGCTGGCTCGAGGGCGACCGCAGTCTCGCCTGGTACCACCGCACGGATCTCGGATTCGCGGGCCGGAGGCCCCTACCTCCCGACGACTAA
- a CDS encoding acyl-CoA dehydrogenase family protein: MRRTVFNEDHEAYRATIRDFIQSEVVPVYPTWEEAGHPPRDFYRRLGELGVFGIEVPEEYGGAGEHSFKFSAVTSEELAKAGVSFGGSSVHTALCLPYLLAYGNDEQKKRWLPGFVSGDIMTAIAMTEPGTGSDLAGMKTTAKLSPDGTHYVLNGAKTFITGGVLADRVLVVCRTAPATKEDRRGGLSILVVDTKSEGYQVGRKLEKLGLRTSDTAELSFTDVKVPVEDLLGEEGKAFSYLTHNLPQERLGIAVGAYAQAAAAVGFALAYVRERTVFGQPVAGFQNTKFVLADCQTEVEAAQAVVDRALDAHDLGELTAADAAKAKLFCTDVASRVIDKCLQLHGGYGYMLEYPIARLYADNRVNRIYGGTSEVMRTIIAKSLGL, translated from the coding sequence GTGCGCCGAACCGTATTCAACGAGGACCACGAGGCGTACCGCGCCACGATTCGCGACTTCATCCAATCCGAGGTCGTGCCGGTCTACCCGACGTGGGAGGAGGCCGGCCACCCGCCGCGCGACTTCTACCGGCGCCTCGGCGAGCTGGGCGTCTTCGGCATCGAGGTGCCCGAGGAGTACGGCGGCGCGGGCGAGCACAGCTTCAAGTTCTCCGCGGTCACCAGCGAGGAGCTGGCCAAGGCCGGGGTGAGCTTCGGCGGTTCCAGCGTGCACACCGCACTCTGCCTGCCCTACCTGCTGGCCTACGGCAACGACGAGCAGAAGAAGCGCTGGCTGCCGGGCTTCGTCAGCGGCGACATCATGACCGCGATCGCGATGACCGAGCCCGGCACCGGCTCGGATCTCGCCGGCATGAAGACCACCGCCAAGCTCTCGCCGGACGGCACCCACTACGTCCTCAACGGTGCGAAGACGTTCATCACCGGTGGTGTGCTCGCCGACCGCGTCCTCGTCGTCTGCCGGACCGCCCCGGCGACCAAGGAGGACCGCCGCGGCGGCTTGAGCATCCTCGTCGTCGACACCAAGAGCGAGGGCTACCAGGTCGGCCGCAAGCTGGAGAAGCTCGGCCTCCGCACGTCCGACACCGCCGAGCTCTCCTTCACCGACGTCAAGGTGCCGGTCGAGGACCTGCTCGGCGAGGAGGGCAAGGCGTTCTCCTACCTGACGCACAACCTCCCGCAGGAGCGGCTCGGTATCGCGGTCGGCGCGTACGCGCAGGCGGCGGCGGCCGTGGGGTTCGCGCTGGCGTACGTCCGCGAGCGCACCGTGTTCGGCCAGCCGGTGGCCGGCTTCCAGAACACGAAGTTCGTGCTCGCCGACTGCCAGACCGAGGTGGAGGCCGCGCAGGCGGTCGTCGACCGTGCGCTGGACGCCCACGACCTCGGTGAGCTGACCGCGGCCGACGCCGCGAAGGCGAAGCTGTTCTGCACGGACGTGGCGTCCCGGGTGATCGACAAGTGCCTGCAGTTGCACGGCGGCTACGGCTACATGCTCGAGTACCCGATCGCCCGCCTCTACGCCGACAACCGCGTCAACCGCATCTACGGCGGCACCAGCGAGGTCATGCGCACCATCATCGCGAAGTCGCTGGGGCTCTGA
- a CDS encoding TetR/AcrR family transcriptional regulator — MVLVEYGSAHGASSSQVTRWTFVKLLPGTRRCPAERRHWKSPSERTSVRLTVRNQEVTLPTTPLRPPGHEALLAAARVEFAERGYGSASIRDIAQRAAVSLSALYHYYGGKQELLYALLDEGMEVYDQACLDALARVGDDPAERLEALVEALIRFRSGPRGSSQLELTEGRSLNAEQHAALRTRQAEATGRFREVIADGVAQGLFRTPQPDDARRTIIAACNAVAQWYRPDGPVPLTELIDRYVGIALTVVEYRPRRYRRPGPHSTTA; from the coding sequence GTGGTCCTCGTTGAATACGGTTCGGCGCACGGCGCGTCGTCCTCTCAGGTAACCCGCTGGACGTTCGTTAAGTTACTTCCGGGTACTAGGCGCTGTCCAGCGGAACGAAGGCACTGGAAAAGCCCGAGTGAGCGAACAAGCGTTAGGCTGACCGTCCGCAATCAGGAGGTAACCCTGCCCACCACCCCGCTCCGGCCACCCGGCCACGAAGCGCTGCTCGCCGCCGCCCGAGTGGAGTTCGCCGAGCGCGGTTACGGCAGCGCATCGATCCGCGACATCGCGCAGCGCGCCGCGGTCAGCCTGTCGGCGCTGTACCACTACTACGGCGGCAAGCAGGAGCTGCTCTACGCGTTGCTCGACGAGGGCATGGAGGTTTACGACCAGGCCTGCCTCGACGCGTTGGCGCGCGTCGGCGACGATCCAGCCGAGCGGCTGGAGGCTCTGGTCGAGGCGCTGATCCGGTTCCGCAGCGGGCCACGCGGGAGTAGCCAGCTGGAGCTCACCGAGGGCCGGAGCCTCAACGCCGAGCAGCACGCGGCACTGCGCACGCGGCAGGCGGAGGCCACCGGCCGATTCCGGGAGGTCATCGCCGACGGCGTCGCACAGGGGCTGTTCCGCACGCCGCAGCCCGACGACGCGCGCCGCACGATCATCGCGGCCTGCAATGCCGTCGCCCAGTGGTACCGCCCCGACGGCCCAGTGCCGCTGACCGAGCTTATCGACCGGTACGTGGGCATCGCGCTCACGGTCGTCGAGTACCGCCCGCGCCGCTACCGCCGACCGGGCCCCCACAGCACCACCGCTTGA
- a CDS encoding TetR/AcrR family transcriptional regulator C-terminal domain-containing protein, producing MARPRRPLLSRERIVAAALLLVDAEGLDALSTRRLAGELGVSGPSLYNHLATKEELLDAIVDTVVGEVDISMFATLAAPGGGVGWRAALHAWAHSYRAALAAHPNMVPVLAQGPGHRPNALRLADAVFGGLVDAGWPRGQATRIGALMRYFVTGSALGSFARGFPDDARVYAGRYPHLSEAHLLADHQRAIDDGAFEAGLEALLDGLELRYSRLVGARPPAAAPGSAD from the coding sequence ATGGCGCGCCCCCGCCGACCGCTGCTGAGCCGCGAGCGCATCGTCGCCGCTGCGCTCCTACTGGTGGACGCGGAAGGCCTGGACGCGCTCTCCACGCGACGGCTGGCCGGCGAACTGGGGGTCAGCGGACCGTCGCTCTACAACCACCTGGCCACCAAGGAAGAGTTGCTCGACGCGATCGTCGACACCGTGGTCGGCGAGGTGGACATCTCGATGTTCGCGACGCTGGCCGCGCCCGGCGGCGGGGTCGGCTGGCGGGCCGCGCTGCACGCGTGGGCCCACTCGTACCGGGCAGCGCTGGCCGCCCACCCGAACATGGTCCCGGTGCTGGCGCAGGGGCCTGGGCACCGCCCGAACGCGCTCCGGCTCGCCGACGCCGTGTTCGGCGGGCTGGTCGACGCCGGGTGGCCGCGCGGTCAGGCCACCCGGATCGGGGCGCTGATGCGGTACTTCGTCACCGGCTCGGCTCTGGGCTCGTTCGCGCGCGGTTTCCCGGACGACGCTCGGGTGTACGCGGGTCGGTACCCGCACCTCTCCGAGGCGCACCTGCTCGCCGACCACCAGCGCGCGATCGACGACGGCGCGTTCGAGGCAGGTCTGGAAGCGCTGCTCGACGGCCTCGAACTCCGCTACTCCCGCCTGGTCGGCGCCCGTCCGCCCGCCGCCGCGCCCGGCAGCGCCGACTGA